From the genome of Lotus japonicus ecotype B-129 chromosome 6, LjGifu_v1.2, one region includes:
- the LOC130723928 gene encoding uncharacterized protein LOC130723928: MGNPKYFPYFKNCIGAIDGTHVSAWAPATKQTAFRGRKVLITQNVLAVCDFDMLFTFVYSGWEGTTNDARVFLDALTPENNFPKPEGDQFYLVDSGFPNVSGYLAPFRRQRYHMRDFRDGVRPQRKQELFNYRHSSLRNIIERCFGVLKARFPILKLMPNYPVRRQRLIPIACCTVHNFIRMQYARDNLFDQYAQEDLIMDAQGLQVDQQGVNVDANQAAEMAHVRETIADQMWENFNRF, from the exons ATGGGCAACCCAAAATATTTCCCTTATTTTAAG AACTGCATTGGTGCTATTGATGGCACACATGTATCTGCTTGGGCTCCTGCTACTAAACAAACTGCATTTCGTGGAAGAAAGGTCTTGATAACACAAAATGTTCTGGCAGTATGTGATTTTGACATGCTATTCACATTTGTTTATTCTGGTTGGGAAGGAACAACAAATGACGCAAGAGTGTTTTTAGATGCTTTGACTCCTGAAAACAATTTTCCAAAGCCAGAAGGAG ATCAATTTTATCTTGTTGACTCTGGATTTCCAAATGTGTCTGGCTATCTTGCCCCATTTCGGAGGCAAAGGTATCACATGCGAGATTTTCGTGATGGGGTAAGACCACAACGAAAACAAGAATTATTCAACTATCGACATTCTTCATTGAGAAATATTATCGAAAGATGCTTTGGAGTATTGAAAGCAAGGTTTCCAATTTTGAAGTTAATGCCAAATTATCCCGTTCGAAGACAAAGACTAATCCCTATTGCTTGTTGCACAGTACACAATTTTATTAGAATGCAATACGCTAGAGATAATCTTTTTGACCAATATGCTCAAGAAGACTTAATTATGGATGCACAAGGTTTACAGGTAGACCAACAAGGAGTCAATGTTGATGCTAATCAAGCCGCTGAAATGGCTCATGTTCGGGAAACTATTGCAGATCAAATGTGGGAAAATTTCAATAGATTTTAG
- the LOC130723952 gene encoding uncharacterized protein At2g29880-like: MGGKTEKGESMEWTTQNTKIFIDIIYDRVKKGQLQGSTFKKTIWEEINIELQKTSGAPLPDGVERLKGKFNRLRLQHREFSTLISRTGVTWDPEANKVNSPEEVWEEMYKKGKFYKQFKKHGFEHDYYILGEIFNSSTATGKLSQASTQEPPNSDEEREIEEDFLSTGVHIDSKVIDVDGEDLQEVSKRRKVTGTSSEGRRKEAKNSRLDVLESAVTKWSNAMDALNY; encoded by the exons ATGGGAGGAAAAACTGAGAAGGGGGAGAGCATGGAATGGACAACCCAAAACACAAAGATATTCATTGATATTATTTATGATCGAGTGAAAAAAGGGCAGCTGCAAGGGTCTACATTTAAGAAAACAATATGGGAAGAAATAAACATTGAGTTGCAAAAGACAAGTGGAGCACCCCTACCTGATGGTGTAGAAAGGCTGAAGGGAAAGTTTAATCGGCTACGCCTTCAACATCGTGAATTTTCAACTTTGATATCTCGCACAGGAGTTACATGGGATCCTGAGGCTAACAAAGTGAATTCTCCTGAAGAAGTATGGGAAGAGATGTACAAG aaaggaaaattctaCAAGCAGTTTAAGAAACATGGATTTGAGCATGACTATTATATCCTTGGTGAGATATTTAATTCTAGTACAGCAACTGGAAAGTTAAGTCAAGCTTCTACTCAAGAGCCACCAAACTCCGATgaagagagagaaatagaggaAGACTTTCTCTCAACAGGTGTTCATATTGATTCTAAAGTTATTGATGTTGATGGAGAGGATCTGCAAGAAGTTAGTAAAAGGAGAAAAGTCACTGGGACTTCTAGTGAAGGTCGTCGTAAGGAAGCAAAAAATTCAAGGCTGGATGTGTTAGAATCAGCAGTGACCAAATGGTCTAACGCAATGGATGCATTAAATTATTAG